CCATTCTTGCGCTTGGCGTGGCGATGTACCGCGTCTACAGCCGGGAATGGGGATACCTACCTGCTATGGCTGCCGGCCACAGCCTGGGCGAGATTACCGCTTTAACCTGCGCGGGGGCCATAACGTTCCCGGATGCGCTCAGGCTCGTACGCCGCCGCGGCGAGTTGATGCAAGGGGCCGCCGCTGCGGGGATCGGCGCGATGGCAGCCGTGAACGGGCCGAGTCCTGATGATGTCGCCAAAGTATGCTTGGAAACCAGCGCAGGCTTCGCGGACGGAAGCCGTATTGTTGTGGTATCGAATATGAATTCAGAGCGGCAAACGGTGATTTCGGGACACAAAGAGGCCGTCCATGAAGCGTCCGAAAGACTGTCAGCCCATGGGGCCACAGTCATTCCACTGCAGGTAAGCGCGCCGTTCCATAGCCCGTTGATGGCGCCGGCGGCGGCGCAATTTGCCGAAGTGCTGGGCCACGTCTCGTTTGGAGAAATGGATTTTCCCGTAGTTTCCTCTTTGACGGGTCTGCCTTACGGGAATACGGCGGAGATCGCGGGTATGCTGGCAAAGGGATTGACGGACCCCGTCAATTGGCCGGCGGTCCTTACATTTCAGAAGAGCATTGGCATTGCCGCTGCCGTCGAACTGGGTCCGGGCAATGTATTGAAAAGGCTGGCTCCACCCTACGGACTGCGCGTATTCGCTTTTGACGACAAGGAGGATGAGGCGCATCTGTTTGCCGCAAGCCGGCAGACGGACGCTTATTCAATTGAACTGCTGAATCGTTGTCTGGCTATCGCCACTTGCGTCCGCAACCGCAACTGGAACGCGGCCGAATATGAACAAGGCGTCGCTTCGCCTTACCGCGGCGTGCAGCAGTTGGTCGAGCGGCTGCGGGAGACGGGAGAGCAAGTGGCGGAGGCGCATGTTCGGCAAGCGCTGGCGATGCTGGAATCGGTGTTTCGCACCAAAGGCACGTCCGCCGAAGAGCAGGAACGGCGGCTTGCAAGACTGCAGGGTGAGTTCGGCCTGCGCGGCTTGCCAGGCGTTTCTCCTGCTGACCGGCCATATTCGGGCAGTCTATTATAGGAAGGAGCGGGATCATGGGTATCCGGCTGGCCAATGACGAGTTGGAACTGGATGGAGCCCGGCGCCCTGCGGAGCTGCCGTCTCCCGTGGAGATTTTGCAGGCATTGATCCGCTTCAATACAACAAATCCGCCGGGCGAGGAAGCCACATGCATCATGTATATCCGGCAACTGCTTGAGGATGCGGGCATTGAGACGCGGACCTACGCGCTTGATCCGGCCCGGCCCAATCTGCTGGCCAGGATGAAGGGCAGCGGGGAGGCACCGCCGCTGCTGCTGTACGGGCATGTCGACGTCGTTGGCGTCGACATGCAAGCCTGGAGCCGCGACCCGTTCGGGGGCGACATTGAGGGCGGCTTCGTCTGGGGGCGGGGCGCTCTTGATATGAAAGGCGGCGTGGCGATGCTCGTATCGGCTTTCCTCCGCGCTCATGTCCGCAAGCTGCCGCTGCGTGGCGATCTCATTCTGGCGATTGTCAGCGACGAGGAAGCAGGGGGCGAATACGGTGCTTCCTTCCTGGTAGAGCGGCATGCCGATTATT
Above is a window of Paenibacillus uliginis N3/975 DNA encoding:
- the fabD gene encoding ACP S-malonyltransferase; translation: MLNKHAIWFPGQGSQRVGMGKALSERHAVVKATIEEANEALGMRLDSLMYEGTMTELTRTDNAQPAILALGVAMYRVYSREWGYLPAMAAGHSLGEITALTCAGAITFPDALRLVRRRGELMQGAAAAGIGAMAAVNGPSPDDVAKVCLETSAGFADGSRIVVVSNMNSERQTVISGHKEAVHEASERLSAHGATVIPLQVSAPFHSPLMAPAAAQFAEVLGHVSFGEMDFPVVSSLTGLPYGNTAEIAGMLAKGLTDPVNWPAVLTFQKSIGIAAAVELGPGNVLKRLAPPYGLRVFAFDDKEDEAHLFAASRQTDAYSIELLNRCLAIATCVRNRNWNAAEYEQGVASPYRGVQQLVERLRETGEQVAEAHVRQALAMLESVFRTKGTSAEEQERRLARLQGEFGLRGLPGVSPADRPYSGSLL